Proteins encoded within one genomic window of Eleutherodactylus coqui strain aEleCoq1 chromosome 1, aEleCoq1.hap1, whole genome shotgun sequence:
- the LOC136632956 gene encoding cystatin-like produces MAQLGIVAVLFCLSAVTQAGTLLGGRTTADRESPGVKQALKLAMYEYNRRTNDMYQARVVQLTNAEKQLVSGTMYYLDTDIRRTQCKKPTTDADNCEFHTDPQLSMITHCHFEVRVIPWESKTELKKYNCN; encoded by the exons ATGGCGCAGCTCGGCATTGTGGCGGTGCTCTTCTGCTTGTCTGCAGTCACACAGGCCGGCACACTGTTAGGCGGCCGCACGACCGCGGATAGGGAGTCCCCGGGGGTGAAGCAGGCGCTGAAGCTGGCGATGTACGAGTACAACAGGCGCACCAACGACATGTACCAGGCCCGCGTGGTGCAGCTGACCAACGCCGAGAAGCAG CTTGTATCCGGGACCATGTACTATCTGGACACGGATATTAGGCGAACTCAGTGCAAGAAGCCGACCACAGACGCGGACAACTGTGAATTCCACACAGATCCCCAGCTTTCTATG ATCACTCATTGCCACTTTGAAGTGCGCGTCATTCCTTGGGAGTCAAAAACTGAGTTGAAAAAGTATAATTGCAATTAA